The nucleotide sequence CTTTAAATATCATGTGTCTCTCTCCTTTTTCTGTTCAAAAAATATCAGTTAACATAGCATGTTTATTATCAGTTCTCATATCACGGTACGAATAGATTAGTCATTTTCACAAGTACTAGGCACACGTTTTTGTCCTAATAAGTCTTTCCAGCGTTTTCTAAGCTTTTCTTTTAATCGTTTTAACATTATTTCTTACAGCTCCTTTCCTTATACACGAAGAAAAGCAACAAAAAACGAATCACCGATCCAATCCCTCTTACTAACAGTATAGTATGATTTGGTAATTTTTGAAATAGATTAGCCCTTAAGAATTTTATTTTTTCATTATTTATAGATGGACTGTACCTCGTCAAATCGTTTCTGGTCCGCATTTCTACAATATTTTAACCTTGTTTTTTTCGTAATTTCATGTGATGATATTTTTTACGAAATGAGATTTCTTTATTCGAATAATGGGATAAAAGGAGAGGAACGGACATGAAGCATAAAATAGTCTTTTTTGATATAGATGGAACGTTAGTGAATCATAATAAAGAGATTCCTGTAGAAACCATCGAGGCTGTCAAACAATTAAAGCAAAATGGCGTGTATGTGGCCATCGCGACGGGAAGAGCGCCATTCATGTTTGAAGATATAAGAGAAATGTTAGGGATTGATTCGTATGTGAGTTTTAATGGACAATTTGTTGTGTTTGAGGGGGAAGTTGTTTATAAAAATCCTCTTACTCCATCACGCGTCGAAGAACTTTCCGAAATGGTAAATGAACGAGGGCAATCTATCGTCTATATGAATCATGTTGAAATGAAAGCCACGAAGCATGATGATAAGTTTACAGAAGAGGCTTTACATAGTTTGAAGTTTAGTTACCCAGAGGTAGATCCTGATTTCTATAAGAAAACGGAAATATATCAATCCTTATTATTTTGTGAGAAAGAAGAGGAGTATCAAAACCTTTATAAAGATCTCCGATTCGTTCGATGGCACGAATACTCCTGCGATGTGTTACCAGAAGGTGGCTCCAAAGCAGTAGGTGTTGAAAAACTTATCGAAGCTAGCGGATTGCGAATAGAAGATAGTTTTGCATTTGGGGACGGATTGAACGATATGGAGATGATTCAACACGTTGGTACCGGAGTGGCAATGGGAAATGCGATTCCAGCGTTAAAAGAGGTTGCAGATTATGTGACGGAAGATGTAGATAATGCAGGTTTATATAAAGGATTAGTTCATTTCGGACTTTTAAAAGAAGAAAAGAGCGGACAGTAATTTCTGTTCGCTCTTCTTCATTATTCTTCGTCTTGGTCGACGGAATGTGAGTTTTCTGGTACGGCGAATGGATTTTGTTTGTTGATGTGGTCAAAAAACATTACACCATTAAGGTGGTCGATTTCATGTTGGAATACGATGGCTGCATAGTTTCGTAACCGAAGCTTCAGCTCATTTCCTTCCAAATCTGTTGCTTTCACCGTGATCTTGGCGTAGCGCGGAACATAACCGGGAATATCTCGGTCGACGGATAAGCAACCTTCACCTGTCGATAAATAGGCTTGTTCTACAGAATGGCTAATAATTTTTGGGTTAAATAAACCGTAAGAATACTCTTTCCCATCAAAATCTTGAAAATGGACAGCGATCATCCGTTTTGATAATCCAATTTGCGGGGCTGCTAAGCCAACACCAGGTCGCAGACCGTACTTGGAGGCAATCGCATCGTCTTGACTATTTTTCAGATAGGTTAACATCTCTTTTAAGGTCTCTTGATTTTCTTCGGATGCCGGCAAAGTTACTTCTTCCGCAACTTTATATAAGATTGGATGATCTTCACGGACGATATCCTTCATTGTAAACATATTCTTCACTCCTAAAAATTCTCATCGTTTTAATGGCAATTAGTTTAACATAACACATAGGTAATAGGATAGAAAAAACATATCAGGGCATGAATAGGGCTTGTATTACATATATATAACCGAAGAGAAGGAGAACTGCAAACCTACCTTTAGTTTATGTTATAATATTGAAATGTTGCCTAATCAAGCATCGTAATTGCACATTCAGCAGGTGTTAGGAGGAACGAAATTGAAATATGTGAAAGTCTTAGGATTGTTTCTGTTACTAATGGCTCTAGTAGCTTGTAATGGGGAATCAACTACCGAGAAAATGTTCACACACATGGAAGAAGCAGTTAAACTAGAGAACACCTTTACGAAACAGCAGGACCCACTTGTAGAGCTAGAGGAAAAAGAAAGTGAGCTTTACAAGCAAATTATTGATTTAAGTATGGATGAGTTCGAGCAAATGAAAGACTTGGCAAGCCAAGCCTTAGACATTATTGATAAACGAGAAGAAATTATTCAGAAAGAAAAGGAAAGTATAGAAGCTTCTAAAGAAGAATTTGATAAAATAAAACCACTTATAAAAGAATTGAAAGAAGAAAAGCTTCAAAAAACAGCCACCCAAATGTACGAAATCATGGATAAGCGTTATCAAGCATACTTAAGCTTACACAGTGCTTATCAGGAAGCTCTAAAAAAGGATAAAATGCTATACTCTTTATTCCAAAAGAAAGAATTAAGAGAGGATGAGTTAAGAAAACAGGTAGAATCCGTTAATGAGAGCTACGATAAAGTATTAGAGGCTAACGATTCCTTCAATCAATTTACGGACGAGTACAATAAGTTGAAAGAAGAATTTTATAAACAGTCAGATCTAGATATAGAGATAAGTGAGTAATGAATACCTCCGAGAAATCGGGGGTATTTTGTATTTATAAATAAAGGTCCCCCTATAAAAAGTGGCATATTTGTCAAGAATACTTAAAAGGACTACGTGCAGTTCCCATGCTATTTCTGCGATTCCTGTGACATGAAAAAGTTGGATTTTTGTAGAAAAGCCTTTTTAACAGAGGGATTTGTACTAATACAGACTGTGATTATTTTTGAAACAGTTATAGAATAGGAGTATTGTGTAAGGGTTTACACAATATTAGTTCTGTTATCCTTTCAGTTAAAGTGTTTGACCTTTTCTATAACTATGAGATAAACTAAGTACAGGATGAAAATTGTACCATTACTTTTTACTGAATCGTATGTAACAGTTTTATATTTCTATCTTTTTTATGTGGACGATTGTCGAAAGTGCGCAACAAGAAGTAGTATTCGGTACAGATTTTTTCATTTATTTTGGGAAAGATAGAAACGAAAAAACACTTCCACAGAATCTTCCATCCCAAAAGTGGAAGGTCGTCCTGTCAGGAATTTTTAATTCTCAGGCTTTTTGGGTGGAGTGGTTCTCCGTTTCTGAATCATCCAGAACCCGCAATTATTGGGATAATTTTTCAAATAGAAAGGAAGAGGTGAGTCATTTGAAACGCACACTAGAAAATATCGAAAATCAATTCGAAACGTTTCAAATTCTGAATGAAAATGGCGAAGTGGTAAATCAAGATGCTATGCCTGATCTATCAGATGAAGAATTAAAAGAGCTTATGTTCAGAATGGTCTACACGCGAATTTTGGATCAACGTTCTATCGCTTTGAACAGACAAGGGAGATTAGGTTTCTACGCTCCTACTGCTGGTCAAGAAGCGTCACAGCTAGGAACACATTTTGCACTTGAAAAAGAAGATTATGTAGTACCAGCATATCGTGATGTTCCACAATTAATTTGGCACGGACTGCCTTTGTATCAAGCTTTCTTGTTCTCACGTGGACATTTCCATGGAAACCAAATGCCTGAAGGTGTCAATGCGTTGAGTCCACAAATCATCATTGGCGCTCAATATACACAAGCGGCCGGTATTGCACTCGGTATGAAAAAACGTGGTAAGAAAAACGTTGCGATTACGTACACAGGTGATGGCGGTACATCTCAAGGTGATTTCTATGAAGGAATTAACTTCGCAGGTGCTTATGGCGCTCCAGCGATTTTTGTCGTTCAGAATAACCGTTTTGCTATCTCTGTTCCAGTTGAAAAACAAACTGCAGCCAAGACATTAGCTCAAAAAGCAGTTGCTGCTGGTATTGAAGGTATTCAAGTAGACGGTATGGATGTTCTTGCGGTTTATTCAGCAACTAAACAAGCGCGTGAGCGTGCTGTGAATGGCGAAGGTCCAACCTTAATTGAGACATTAACGTACCGTTATGGTCCACACACAATGGCTGGGGATGACCCGACTCGTTATCGTACAGAAGATCTTGATAATGAATGGGAGAAAAAAGACCCACTTGTGCGTTTCCGTAAGTTCCTTGAAGATAAAGGACTATGGTCAGAAGAAGAAGAAAACAAAGTGATTGAACAAGCAAAAGAAGAAATTAAGGCTGCTATTAAAAAAGCGGATGAGCAACCGAAACAAAAAGTTACAGACTTAATGGATAATATGTATGAAACACTTCCTGCTCACTTACAAGAGCAATATGATGAATATAAAGCAAAGGAGTCGAAGTAAACCATGGCACAAATGACGATGATTCAAGCTATTACTGATGCGCTACGTACGGAGCTTAAAAATGATGAGAATGTGCTAGTCTTCGGCGAAGATGTTGGTCAAAATGGTGGGGTATTCCGTGCAACGGAAGGTCTACAGCAAGAATTTGGAGAAGATCGTGTTTTTGATACGCCACTTGCTGAATCTGGCATAGCTGGTATTTCACTTGGGTTAGCTCTTCAAGGATACCGTCCGGTTCCAGAGATTCAATTCTTTGGTTTCGTATATGAAGCAATGGATGCAATTAGTGGTCAAATTGCTCGTATTCGCTATCGTTCTGGCGGAACACAAAACGCACCAATCACGATTCGTTCTCCATTTGGTGGTGGTGTACACACACCAGAATTACACGCGGATTCACTAGAAGGATTAGTTGCTCAACAACCTGGTTTAAAGGTAGTCATTCCATCTACTCCTTATGATGCGAAAGGATTACTGATTTCCTCTATCCGAGATAATGATCCGGTTGTATTCCTTGAGCACATGAAATTGTACCGTTCTTTCCGTGACGAAGTACCAGAAGAAGAGTACTCAATCGAATTAGGAAAAGCAGATGTGAAAAGAGAAGGAAGCGACGTAACTATTGTAGCTTATGGTGCAATGGTTCACTCTGCCCTAAAAGCAGCGGAAGAGCTAGAAAAAGATGGTGTTCAAGCAGAAGTGATTGACCTTCGCACAGTAATGCCAATTGACTTTGATACCATTTTAGAGTCGGTGAAAAAGACAAATCGTGTAGTTGTCGTACAAGAAGCACAGCGTCAAGCCGGTATGGCTTCTCATATCGTGGCAGAAATTCAAGAGCGTGCTATTCTTCATTTGGAAGCACCAGTACTTCGTGTAGCTGCTCCTGATACGGTTTATGCCTTTACTCAAGCAGAAGAAGTTTGGTTGCCAAACTATAACGACATCATCGAACGTGTTAACCAAGTTATTAACTTTTAATGAAAACTGAGACGGGAGGTATTACAAATGGCTTTTGAATTCAAATTGCCAGATATTGGTGAAGGGATTCATGAAGGAGAAATCGTCAAATGGTTTGTAAAGGTCGGCGAAGAAATCAAAGAAGACGATGTACTTTGTGAAGTTCAAAACGATAAAGCGGTAGTAGAAATTCCTTCTCCAGTTGAAGGAACAGTAAAAGAAATTCACTTTGAAGAAGGCAGTGTAGCAACGGTTGGGGAAACGATTATCTCCATCGATGCGGAAGGTTATGAAAATGCTGGTGGAAGTGAAGAAGCACCGAAAGAAACAAAAGAAGAAGAAAAAGCCCCAGCAGAAGAACCGAAAAAAGAAGAAACTGTTCTTAACGAAACAGCAAGCAACGATAATACAATTGTTATCGCGATGCCGTCTGTTCGTAAATATGCTCGTGATAAGGACGTAAATATTAAACAGGTTCAAGGATCTGGAAAAAATGGTCGCATTCTAAAAGGAGATATCGACGCATTCCTTAATGGTGATGCACCTTCTGTATCTACAGAAGAAGGGGCTCAAACAGAGGAAACTCCAGTAGCTGCTGCAACGAAAGCACCAGAAGGACAATATCCAGAAACTCGTGAGAAAATGAGCGGAATTAGAAAAGCAATCGCTAAAGCGATGGTTAATTCTAAAACGAAAGCTCCTCACGTAACCTTACACGATGAAATTGACGTAACAGAACTTGTTGCTCACCGTAAGAAGTTTAAAG is from Radiobacillus kanasensis and encodes:
- a CDS encoding Cof-type HAD-IIB family hydrolase, whose amino-acid sequence is MKHKIVFFDIDGTLVNHNKEIPVETIEAVKQLKQNGVYVAIATGRAPFMFEDIREMLGIDSYVSFNGQFVVFEGEVVYKNPLTPSRVEELSEMVNERGQSIVYMNHVEMKATKHDDKFTEEALHSLKFSYPEVDPDFYKKTEIYQSLLFCEKEEEYQNLYKDLRFVRWHEYSCDVLPEGGSKAVGVEKLIEASGLRIEDSFAFGDGLNDMEMIQHVGTGVAMGNAIPALKEVADYVTEDVDNAGLYKGLVHFGLLKEEKSGQ
- the def gene encoding peptide deformylase translates to MFTMKDIVREDHPILYKVAEEVTLPASEENQETLKEMLTYLKNSQDDAIASKYGLRPGVGLAAPQIGLSKRMIAVHFQDFDGKEYSYGLFNPKIISHSVEQAYLSTGEGCLSVDRDIPGYVPRYAKITVKATDLEGNELKLRLRNYAAIVFQHEIDHLNGVMFFDHINKQNPFAVPENSHSVDQDEE
- a CDS encoding YkyA family protein; this encodes MKVLGLFLLLMALVACNGESTTEKMFTHMEEAVKLENTFTKQQDPLVELEEKESELYKQIIDLSMDEFEQMKDLASQALDIIDKREEIIQKEKESIEASKEEFDKIKPLIKELKEEKLQKTATQMYEIMDKRYQAYLSLHSAYQEALKKDKMLYSLFQKKELREDELRKQVESVNESYDKVLEANDSFNQFTDEYNKLKEEFYKQSDLDIEISE
- the pdhA gene encoding pyruvate dehydrogenase (acetyl-transferring) E1 component subunit alpha — protein: MKRTLENIENQFETFQILNENGEVVNQDAMPDLSDEELKELMFRMVYTRILDQRSIALNRQGRLGFYAPTAGQEASQLGTHFALEKEDYVVPAYRDVPQLIWHGLPLYQAFLFSRGHFHGNQMPEGVNALSPQIIIGAQYTQAAGIALGMKKRGKKNVAITYTGDGGTSQGDFYEGINFAGAYGAPAIFVVQNNRFAISVPVEKQTAAKTLAQKAVAAGIEGIQVDGMDVLAVYSATKQARERAVNGEGPTLIETLTYRYGPHTMAGDDPTRYRTEDLDNEWEKKDPLVRFRKFLEDKGLWSEEEENKVIEQAKEEIKAAIKKADEQPKQKVTDLMDNMYETLPAHLQEQYDEYKAKESK
- a CDS encoding alpha-ketoacid dehydrogenase subunit beta: MAQMTMIQAITDALRTELKNDENVLVFGEDVGQNGGVFRATEGLQQEFGEDRVFDTPLAESGIAGISLGLALQGYRPVPEIQFFGFVYEAMDAISGQIARIRYRSGGTQNAPITIRSPFGGGVHTPELHADSLEGLVAQQPGLKVVIPSTPYDAKGLLISSIRDNDPVVFLEHMKLYRSFRDEVPEEEYSIELGKADVKREGSDVTIVAYGAMVHSALKAAEELEKDGVQAEVIDLRTVMPIDFDTILESVKKTNRVVVVQEAQRQAGMASHIVAEIQERAILHLEAPVLRVAAPDTVYAFTQAEEVWLPNYNDIIERVNQVINF
- a CDS encoding dihydrolipoamide acetyltransferase family protein, translated to MAFEFKLPDIGEGIHEGEIVKWFVKVGEEIKEDDVLCEVQNDKAVVEIPSPVEGTVKEIHFEEGSVATVGETIISIDAEGYENAGGSEEAPKETKEEEKAPAEEPKKEETVLNETASNDNTIVIAMPSVRKYARDKDVNIKQVQGSGKNGRILKGDIDAFLNGDAPSVSTEEGAQTEETPVAAATKAPEGQYPETREKMSGIRKAIAKAMVNSKTKAPHVTLHDEIDVTELVAHRKKFKEVAAQKDIKLTYLPYVVRALVSALREYPILNASIDDNTDEIVYKHYYNIGIAADTDKGLLVPVVKNADSKSIFSISQEINELAVKARDGKLSPDEMKGASSTISNIGSAGGQWFTPVINYPEAAILGIGRIGEKPVVRDGEIVVAPVLALSLSFDHRIVDGATAQMAMNQIKRLLNDPQLIMMEA